The following are encoded in a window of Rubellicoccus peritrichatus genomic DNA:
- a CDS encoding DUF4175 family protein, translated as MPEFLEKLKFQSRLLVILLTILLVFSILGIFSIFIILADLVNAITPIREPAAWTIFLTTALVGLVTTLVGIIFILRRRPKVGDIARLVETRHPELKESLSTAVEIQGRNGGPTGELEEALFRSVAAKTAEIDFRRASRPKVLRPAAVLLIIAASFILSDFASKTDLVEKARYYRIDQVNGENTGLTVEPGTVDVPRDSDLTIAAQINRWERRAEIVYEIAGLTKTYPMTLRSSGEAEFTFFGVEEPFEYHVQTPSLISESYMVNVYDPPELDSIKIETIPPEYTREEPGEFNRLVDLFVPEGSEIRINGQTSPRVSTELRAFGDAVSLETTGEGDFSGAFEALDDGTYQLVLTNDEGRIAVTPLHEIDVIPDEPPTIEIVEPGKDTSAKPDGAVPLSMFAADDYGLSKVELHLSVSGLPRSPVAVFDAKDGFPTEREMSSAVELARLSAEHGDVITYYAIAWDNKEPEPQSARSDVFFIEALVDVPDQEQEGDQESGSGNPPEEIDLRAIIVELKRLIRQSHSSIEYEGQERADFLQTLGADINAVKNESATILTKMGSMLMEVEGGVIYEVFRNGIVRMDDAERSVNDDQPIEAIPALEEALSNIILVESYAKSLPQMQQSGGQGGEQSEQKSSAQNSQEQSEGESESQGQSEMSASDMQEMLEDLNGLIDQQAQQNADYRESDGQDLGQSEMREMESSQKDIADKLQKQIDAFHQSLEESYGLRQMLEESKTEMKSAGSSAGDGEMGRAERYGMRARESMIRAAGVLDDRIREATQQQIQALASRAEALGQQQGEAAKASQSAASGGTGNAAEMRKEQDAMRGEFEQLQADIAREAVEMDSIFPDVAKALAEAAQNANRANTSGEMQRAANALLYERFKRATRHQSEAQGQLSELTAALETAKGELPGMSSSGLQNLLEQIGTARRSMEGQAQERGEGKEGQTGGEGRNAAQEAVSDVGKRIGSAGEALANQSLVELGANLEATREADGDGSGLTEAQIVPMLDQASSIVREYLRNESVSERLQLNRGSAPPPEQYRRLVEEYFKNLAEEQ; from the coding sequence ATGCCTGAGTTTCTTGAAAAGCTAAAGTTCCAGAGCCGTCTGTTAGTCATTCTTTTGACCATCCTGCTGGTTTTCTCGATTTTAGGTATTTTCAGCATTTTTATTATCCTGGCTGATCTTGTTAATGCGATCACTCCAATTCGAGAACCAGCGGCATGGACTATTTTTCTCACCACAGCTTTGGTCGGCTTGGTCACAACGCTTGTTGGTATTATCTTTATTTTACGTCGTCGGCCCAAGGTCGGTGATATTGCCAGACTGGTTGAGACGCGTCACCCTGAGCTGAAGGAGTCACTTAGTACGGCGGTTGAGATTCAGGGCCGAAATGGTGGACCAACTGGTGAGCTTGAGGAGGCACTTTTTCGTTCGGTTGCAGCCAAGACTGCTGAAATTGACTTTCGTCGCGCATCACGGCCCAAGGTCCTTCGTCCGGCTGCCGTCTTGTTGATCATTGCCGCTTCGTTCATTCTTTCGGATTTTGCCAGTAAGACAGATTTGGTAGAAAAAGCCCGCTACTATCGTATCGACCAAGTGAATGGGGAGAATACAGGGCTTACTGTGGAACCCGGCACCGTTGATGTTCCCCGCGATTCGGATCTTACTATTGCTGCGCAGATCAATCGCTGGGAAAGGCGGGCAGAGATCGTCTATGAAATTGCCGGCCTAACGAAGACATATCCAATGACACTTCGCAGCAGCGGTGAAGCCGAGTTTACTTTCTTTGGAGTTGAAGAACCTTTCGAGTATCATGTTCAGACACCTTCTTTGATCTCTGAGAGTTATATGGTAAATGTCTATGACCCACCTGAGCTGGATTCTATAAAGATCGAAACAATTCCACCGGAGTATACCAGAGAGGAGCCAGGCGAATTCAACAGACTGGTCGATCTGTTTGTGCCGGAAGGATCTGAAATTCGAATCAATGGGCAGACTTCTCCGCGCGTTTCGACTGAGCTCCGGGCCTTTGGTGATGCCGTGTCTCTTGAAACGACAGGTGAGGGTGATTTCTCAGGTGCCTTTGAGGCTTTGGATGATGGGACATATCAATTGGTTTTGACCAATGATGAAGGCCGTATCGCTGTCACGCCACTTCATGAAATTGATGTCATTCCTGACGAACCACCCACCATTGAAATTGTTGAACCAGGTAAAGATACTTCAGCGAAGCCGGATGGTGCAGTGCCGCTCAGTATGTTCGCTGCTGATGATTATGGCCTCAGCAAAGTTGAGTTACATCTGTCTGTTTCCGGTTTGCCAAGAAGCCCGGTTGCGGTTTTTGACGCTAAAGACGGATTTCCTACCGAACGTGAAATGAGTTCTGCCGTTGAGCTCGCCCGACTTAGTGCAGAGCATGGTGATGTCATTACATACTACGCAATTGCCTGGGATAACAAGGAGCCAGAACCTCAGTCTGCTCGCTCGGATGTATTCTTCATTGAAGCTTTGGTTGATGTCCCTGATCAGGAGCAAGAGGGGGACCAGGAGAGTGGTAGTGGAAATCCACCCGAGGAAATCGACCTTCGTGCTATTATCGTGGAATTGAAGCGCCTGATTCGTCAGAGCCATTCATCAATTGAGTATGAAGGGCAGGAGCGGGCTGACTTCCTGCAGACGCTCGGTGCCGACATCAATGCTGTTAAAAACGAATCTGCTACAATTCTGACCAAAATGGGCAGCATGCTGATGGAGGTAGAGGGTGGCGTCATATATGAAGTTTTCCGCAATGGCATTGTCCGGATGGATGATGCTGAACGTTCAGTCAACGATGATCAGCCTATAGAAGCTATTCCCGCCCTGGAGGAAGCTTTGAGTAATATTATTTTGGTTGAGAGCTACGCGAAATCACTACCTCAGATGCAGCAGAGTGGTGGACAGGGTGGTGAACAGTCTGAGCAGAAAAGCTCGGCTCAAAACTCCCAGGAGCAATCCGAAGGAGAAAGTGAAAGCCAGGGGCAATCGGAGATGTCTGCCTCAGACATGCAGGAAATGCTGGAAGATTTGAATGGGCTGATTGACCAGCAGGCTCAACAAAACGCGGACTATCGAGAGTCGGATGGCCAGGATCTTGGACAGTCTGAAATGAGGGAAATGGAATCTAGCCAGAAGGACATTGCCGATAAACTACAGAAGCAGATCGATGCATTCCACCAGAGCCTGGAGGAAAGCTATGGCTTGCGACAGATGCTGGAGGAGTCCAAAACCGAGATGAAATCGGCTGGTTCCAGCGCCGGAGATGGAGAAATGGGTCGTGCTGAACGTTATGGCATGCGCGCGCGTGAATCGATGATCAGGGCTGCAGGTGTCCTCGACGATCGAATTCGAGAAGCCACACAGCAGCAGATTCAAGCCTTGGCCAGTCGGGCAGAGGCACTTGGCCAGCAGCAGGGAGAAGCGGCCAAGGCCAGTCAGTCTGCTGCCAGCGGTGGGACTGGAAATGCTGCTGAAATGCGTAAAGAACAGGATGCTATGCGTGGGGAATTTGAGCAATTGCAGGCAGATATCGCTCGAGAAGCGGTAGAAATGGACTCCATTTTCCCTGATGTTGCTAAAGCATTGGCTGAAGCAGCACAAAATGCCAATCGCGCCAACACGTCTGGCGAGATGCAGCGTGCGGCCAATGCATTGCTTTATGAGCGATTTAAGCGTGCTACAAGGCACCAAAGTGAAGCGCAGGGGCAGCTTTCAGAGCTGACTGCAGCCCTTGAGACAGCAAAAGGCGAATTGCCTGGGATGTCATCGTCAGGCTTACAGAACTTACTCGAGCAAATTGGAACTGCGCGTCGTTCGATGGAAGGACAAGCACAGGAGCGTGGCGAAGGCAAAGAAGGACAAACTGGTGGGGAAGGGCGAAACGCTGCTCAAGAGGCAGTCAGTGATGTTGGTAAACGCATTGGTTCGGCGGGAGAGGCACTTGCAAATCAGTCACTGGTGGAGCTGGGGGCAAACCTGGAGGCGACCAGAGAAGCTGATGGTGATGGCTCAGGCCTGACTGAAGCCCAGATTGTCCCGATGTTGGATCAGGCCTCATCCATTGTTCGGGAATATCTCAGGAATGAAAGTGTTTCGGAGCGGTTGCAGCTCAATCGTGGCTCAGCGCCACCTCCAGAACAGTATCGTAGACTGGTTGAAGAATACTTTAAAAATCTTGCCGAGGAGCAATAG
- a CDS encoding BatA domain-containing protein yields MFSFAAPLFLFGLGALAAPLIIHLINRERAEPVRFPSIRFIPASTLPQRGRRTPKDWILLLLRLLFFALIVMTLAQPRWSDAPEILAIGDDAKPTVFVVDASASMNAGDTWSSAKELVEEQVRELPSGSAVALVVFSNDVIYSTELGAGQSLNFDSIEPSQMSAQPSVGINKALSLLPDDEPSELVLISDFQANEWSGANLRAIPENVDLRLERVSAKDTANVAVLSAEAYPSTGGNLRVITRLKNFSDTEQLVKVTLNEAEEQEVTIAPQGVEPVIFITKNNGGEAGVISLSFPEGSEGDAYALDDVFRFWLGAPAPVRVGTIFSEIDEPEKMAEIDFVARALETSAETGHRPFDLFALTPDMLSDPQTRPDILYLAGSGGYLSDDQLEMVKTYISDGGSLLVTPSKSAARQQRRLRESGLTKAAYIGQPGRHRDQAGTFHIGEIAEQSRLGQVFDDDTARDLFMAEIYQYARLKPGDDARILLSEEGGDPLLFDETVGKGNVLTSALGFDGGWSDLPLRNSFLPLLRESLADSASGEAVLRLPLGEMEGIDEPTAFWGGTQAVEINVDRRESDFTPASLTDVRQAFTGSGRKVASVDTSNTFTGLELWPWFALAALLVYLTETLLAGSPERKPVARYA; encoded by the coding sequence ATGTTCAGTTTTGCGGCACCATTGTTTTTGTTTGGGCTCGGGGCGTTGGCTGCTCCGCTGATCATCCACCTGATCAATCGTGAGCGGGCGGAGCCGGTACGTTTTCCATCGATTCGCTTTATTCCAGCTTCGACATTGCCTCAAAGAGGGCGACGGACGCCCAAGGATTGGATCCTGCTTTTACTCAGGCTTTTGTTTTTTGCGTTGATTGTTATGACGCTGGCGCAGCCGCGCTGGAGTGATGCTCCTGAGATTTTAGCAATTGGTGATGACGCCAAGCCCACGGTTTTTGTAGTCGATGCATCTGCCAGCATGAATGCCGGTGATACTTGGAGTTCGGCCAAAGAGCTGGTCGAAGAGCAGGTTCGTGAGCTGCCCAGTGGCTCCGCAGTGGCTTTGGTTGTATTTAGCAATGATGTGATTTACTCGACTGAGCTGGGCGCAGGGCAGTCGTTGAACTTTGACTCAATAGAACCAAGTCAAATGTCCGCGCAACCCTCGGTGGGCATTAACAAGGCGCTTTCTTTGCTGCCGGATGATGAGCCGTCCGAACTCGTTTTGATTTCAGATTTTCAGGCGAACGAATGGTCCGGGGCAAATTTAAGGGCCATTCCTGAAAACGTTGATTTACGTCTCGAACGCGTCAGCGCAAAAGACACGGCAAACGTTGCTGTTCTTTCAGCTGAGGCTTATCCGTCAACTGGCGGAAATCTTCGGGTGATTACGCGTTTGAAGAATTTTTCTGATACCGAGCAGTTGGTAAAGGTCACACTGAATGAAGCCGAAGAACAGGAGGTTACGATTGCTCCTCAAGGTGTCGAACCGGTTATTTTTATCACGAAGAACAATGGTGGAGAGGCTGGTGTGATTTCACTTTCATTTCCAGAGGGCAGTGAGGGCGATGCCTATGCATTGGATGATGTTTTTCGTTTCTGGTTGGGAGCGCCTGCACCAGTTCGAGTTGGGACCATTTTCTCGGAAATTGACGAGCCTGAGAAAATGGCAGAGATCGATTTCGTGGCTCGCGCGCTTGAGACCAGTGCTGAAACTGGACATCGCCCGTTTGATCTTTTTGCGCTGACCCCGGATATGCTGAGTGATCCGCAGACTCGCCCTGATATTCTCTATCTGGCAGGGTCAGGAGGTTACTTGAGCGATGACCAGCTTGAGATGGTTAAAACTTACATTTCTGATGGTGGTTCGCTCTTGGTAACTCCATCCAAGAGTGCAGCCAGGCAGCAGCGGCGTCTGAGAGAATCCGGTCTGACGAAAGCAGCCTACATTGGGCAACCGGGTCGTCACCGCGACCAGGCTGGGACCTTTCATATTGGTGAGATTGCCGAACAGAGCCGCTTAGGGCAGGTCTTTGACGATGACACCGCCCGTGATCTTTTCATGGCTGAGATTTACCAGTACGCTCGTTTGAAACCTGGCGATGATGCCCGCATTCTACTGAGTGAAGAAGGTGGCGATCCATTGCTTTTTGATGAAACAGTTGGCAAAGGTAATGTCCTGACCAGTGCATTGGGTTTTGACGGAGGTTGGTCTGATCTTCCACTGAGGAATTCATTTTTGCCTTTATTGCGTGAGTCTTTGGCTGACTCTGCTTCGGGTGAAGCGGTGCTTCGGTTGCCTCTTGGAGAAATGGAAGGTATTGATGAGCCGACCGCTTTCTGGGGAGGCACTCAGGCGGTAGAGATCAATGTCGATCGCCGCGAATCGGATTTCACCCCCGCATCACTGACTGATGTGCGGCAAGCATTTACAGGTTCTGGTCGTAAGGTTGCTTCGGTCGATACATCGAATACCTTCACTGGCCTGGAATTATGGCCATGGTTTGCATTGGCTGCTCTCCTCGTCTATCTTACCGAAACTTTATTGGCCGGCAGTCCCGAGAGGAAGCCGGTAGCTCGTTATGCCTGA
- a CDS encoding DUF58 domain-containing protein, with product MPARDTDLLDPATLSGLGNLSLMAKMAVEGFLSGMHRSLFHGFGTEFLQYRNYTPGEDLKYLDWKVYARSDRLYTKVYEEETNMNCYVLLDASASMDYQGTDAPVSKIQYARMAAACIAYLAQRQGDNLGLFAYGEHVREALEPGHRSGQFDRFLKSLVRAKPEGTAAHDALLNSLSLRLRQRGIVVYISDMLEAEDSLPQALAKFRFRHCDVLAIQVLDPDEENLPHPSVSRFQDIESGKEIVAWPEAVRARYREDMDRFLGKLKKGFSGAQIDYLQVNTRASLGLTIAHYLSRREAR from the coding sequence ATGCCCGCCCGAGACACTGATCTTCTTGATCCCGCAACTTTAAGTGGCTTGGGTAACCTGTCTCTAATGGCGAAGATGGCGGTGGAGGGTTTTCTTTCCGGAATGCATCGCAGTCTCTTTCATGGCTTTGGGACGGAGTTCCTGCAGTATCGCAATTATACGCCGGGAGAGGATTTGAAATACTTGGACTGGAAGGTTTACGCCCGCAGCGATCGCCTTTACACCAAAGTCTACGAAGAAGAGACCAACATGAACTGCTATGTTCTGTTGGATGCGTCGGCATCAATGGACTATCAGGGAACTGATGCGCCCGTATCTAAGATTCAGTATGCGAGGATGGCAGCTGCCTGCATTGCTTATCTGGCTCAGCGTCAGGGGGACAATCTTGGCCTCTTTGCATATGGTGAGCACGTGCGAGAAGCTCTCGAGCCGGGACACCGTAGTGGCCAGTTTGACCGCTTTTTGAAGAGCCTGGTCCGGGCCAAGCCCGAAGGGACTGCCGCACACGATGCTTTGCTCAATTCATTGAGCCTGCGTTTACGTCAACGTGGTATCGTGGTCTATATATCAGACATGCTGGAAGCTGAAGACAGCTTGCCTCAGGCTTTGGCTAAATTTCGTTTCCGGCACTGCGATGTATTGGCAATTCAGGTGTTGGACCCGGATGAGGAAAACTTGCCTCATCCAAGTGTGTCGCGCTTTCAGGATATTGAATCCGGCAAGGAGATTGTTGCCTGGCCGGAAGCAGTACGCGCACGCTATAGGGAGGATATGGACCGCTTTCTGGGGAAACTGAAGAAAGGCTTTTCAGGAGCTCAGATCGATTACCTGCAAGTTAATACGAGGGCATCACTTGGGTTAACGATCGCTCATTATCTCAGTCGAAGGGAAGCCCGGTAA
- a CDS encoding MoxR family ATPase — MTELPELESGEEIVERVGKARDRLFTELEKKIVGQHDVIEQLVIAILARGHALLTGVPGLGKTLLVRSVAEAFSLSFKRIQFTPDLMPADIFGTEVVEEDPATGKRSFRFVPGPVFSNILLADEINRTPPKTQAALLEAMEERQVTAAGETHSLKPPFFVLATQNPIELEGTYPLPEAQLDRFLFNVVMDYLPIEEEVKMVAATTSPAKEPLAEILSGEEVIALQDLVRKVPVSTDVADFAVRLTASSRPTHKNASSLAKEKIKWGAGSRASQSLVLAGKARALLNGRYAVSLEDIRELAKPVLRHRIIPTFQAEADGVKSDDLIESLIAEL; from the coding sequence ATGACTGAATTACCCGAGCTTGAATCCGGCGAAGAGATCGTCGAACGTGTTGGTAAGGCGAGAGATCGGCTTTTTACGGAGCTGGAAAAGAAAATTGTCGGGCAACATGACGTTATTGAGCAGCTGGTAATTGCCATTCTGGCTCGTGGTCATGCCCTTTTGACTGGGGTTCCGGGTTTGGGGAAGACATTGCTGGTTCGCTCAGTGGCTGAAGCCTTTTCGCTCTCTTTTAAGCGTATTCAGTTTACGCCGGACCTCATGCCGGCTGACATTTTTGGGACTGAGGTCGTTGAAGAAGACCCGGCGACGGGCAAGCGCAGCTTTCGCTTTGTTCCCGGGCCGGTTTTCTCAAATATACTCCTTGCGGATGAAATCAATCGCACCCCACCGAAGACGCAGGCAGCTCTGCTCGAGGCGATGGAAGAGCGACAAGTTACCGCTGCCGGAGAAACCCATTCGCTGAAGCCTCCGTTTTTTGTTCTGGCGACTCAGAATCCTATCGAGTTGGAGGGGACTTACCCGCTGCCTGAGGCACAGCTTGACCGCTTTCTCTTCAATGTCGTGATGGACTACCTTCCGATCGAGGAGGAGGTCAAAATGGTGGCCGCAACGACTTCTCCAGCGAAGGAGCCGCTTGCTGAAATCCTCAGTGGCGAAGAGGTCATCGCATTGCAGGATTTAGTTCGCAAGGTGCCGGTTTCCACCGATGTGGCCGATTTCGCGGTCCGTTTGACCGCATCTTCACGTCCGACCCATAAAAACGCATCCTCTCTGGCAAAAGAAAAGATAAAATGGGGCGCTGGCTCCCGTGCTTCGCAGAGTCTGGTTCTCGCTGGCAAGGCGAGGGCGCTGCTTAATGGCCGCTATGCCGTCTCCCTTGAAGACATTCGTGAGTTGGCGAAACCAGTGCTGCGCCACAGGATTATTCCAACCTTCCAGGCTGAGGCAGATGGAGTCAAATCCGACGACCTGATCGAGTCACTCATTGCTGAACTCTAG
- a CDS encoding tyrosine recombinase XerC, with translation MSEDSEEPKLVLPPCVGEFLVHIEKERRLSDKTVRNYRHAIQQFALWLRQTCDWAGDFDAVDARQVRRYVLHANDRWDRRTVRLHFSGLQTFYKYLRKHNLVKGNPIAGQALLKTEKRLPIVLNEAQIAKLLAGPTRLMEEEVIKPSEAIRDRLVMELLYGGGLRVSELVALNYGDIDEKEGMARVLGKGSKERLCPLGDVAMAVYRKYRAEFSSDTSRNAPILIDEKGKRLSVRWVQLMLKRYLSLADLPLDLTPHKIRHSFATHMLDRGADLRTVQELLGHASLSTTQIYTHVSISRLKEAHARAHPRA, from the coding sequence ATGTCGGAGGATTCTGAAGAGCCCAAACTGGTTTTGCCGCCATGTGTGGGCGAATTTCTGGTCCACATCGAGAAAGAGCGTCGTTTATCGGACAAGACGGTTCGCAATTACCGCCATGCGATCCAACAATTTGCCCTGTGGTTGCGTCAGACCTGCGACTGGGCAGGAGACTTTGACGCAGTGGATGCTCGACAGGTCCGACGTTATGTTTTACATGCCAATGACCGTTGGGATCGGCGAACAGTTCGGCTGCACTTTTCCGGTCTGCAAACGTTCTATAAATACCTCCGCAAGCACAATTTAGTGAAAGGGAACCCAATTGCGGGACAAGCCTTGCTCAAAACCGAGAAGCGGCTCCCGATTGTTTTGAATGAAGCCCAGATCGCGAAGTTGCTCGCCGGGCCGACGCGATTGATGGAAGAGGAGGTTATCAAGCCTTCTGAAGCGATACGTGATCGTCTTGTGATGGAGTTACTTTATGGTGGCGGGCTTCGCGTGAGTGAACTGGTTGCTTTAAACTACGGTGACATAGATGAAAAAGAAGGTATGGCTCGGGTCTTGGGGAAGGGGAGTAAAGAACGCCTGTGTCCTCTGGGGGATGTTGCGATGGCCGTGTATCGAAAGTACCGCGCGGAGTTTTCCAGTGACACATCACGTAATGCACCGATATTGATTGATGAAAAAGGCAAGCGCCTGTCGGTGCGGTGGGTTCAGCTCATGCTCAAACGCTATCTAAGTCTGGCGGATTTGCCACTGGATTTGACGCCCCATAAGATACGACATTCCTTCGCGACACATATGCTTGATCGAGGGGCAGACCTTCGCACGGTGCAGGAATTACTTGGCCATGCCAGTCTTTCCACCACACAGATTTATACGCACGTTAGTATTTCCCGTTTGAAAGAGGCACATGCGCGAGCGCACCCCCGGGCGTGA
- a CDS encoding YncE family protein, translated as MKLTSAIFVSVIVSPLLFGNTLMVGNKYASTVSFIDLNTAREVVQPETGGSPHELTLSPDKTELVVVSYMEDGYIGQELNVFDVASTKLIKTISISPHKAPHGIEWIGDTDDVIVTTEETHDVIKVNIPEGKVVASVATDQIGTHLLALSPDAKTAYVTNRGSGTFCVIDVPNMQLLKTVKAGKGPEGVTVSPDSKELWIGNNQSENIFIYDTDTLKQIDTIDVQFLPIRVRFSPDGKVVAVADLHGNRIVIYDAATRKEIAAIDVASEGAIAPASLLFAPDGTYLYAGAQDGARVVEIDCKTWKVVRIFKAGAGSDGLAISPVSMKPIQW; from the coding sequence ATGAAGCTTACATCTGCAATCTTTGTCAGCGTAATTGTTTCTCCATTATTATTTGGAAACACTTTGATGGTTGGTAACAAATACGCCAGTACTGTTAGTTTTATTGATCTGAATACTGCCAGAGAAGTCGTCCAGCCGGAGACAGGTGGCTCGCCCCATGAGCTTACGCTGTCACCTGATAAGACCGAATTGGTTGTCGTCTCCTACATGGAAGACGGTTACATTGGGCAGGAGCTGAATGTATTTGATGTCGCTTCGACAAAACTGATCAAGACCATCTCAATCAGCCCGCATAAAGCACCGCATGGCATTGAGTGGATTGGAGATACTGATGATGTTATTGTCACCACAGAGGAGACTCATGATGTTATTAAAGTTAATATCCCCGAAGGGAAGGTCGTTGCTTCCGTTGCTACAGATCAGATCGGAACTCATTTACTGGCGTTATCTCCAGATGCAAAGACAGCTTATGTGACTAATCGTGGATCTGGTACCTTTTGCGTGATCGATGTGCCAAATATGCAGTTGCTCAAAACAGTGAAGGCCGGCAAGGGGCCGGAGGGCGTTACGGTTAGTCCCGATAGCAAGGAGTTGTGGATTGGGAATAATCAGTCGGAGAATATTTTTATCTATGATACAGATACCTTAAAGCAGATTGATACGATTGACGTTCAATTTTTGCCAATTCGCGTCCGCTTCAGTCCTGATGGCAAAGTCGTGGCGGTGGCGGATTTGCATGGTAACCGTATCGTCATTTATGATGCCGCGACTCGCAAGGAGATTGCAGCGATAGATGTTGCCAGCGAAGGCGCCATCGCGCCGGCTTCGCTTCTGTTTGCTCCGGATGGAACCTATCTCTATGCTGGAGCTCAGGATGGCGCCAGGGTTGTGGAGATTGATTGTAAAACCTGGAAAGTGGTTCGGATTTTTAAAGCCGGTGCTGGTTCCGACGGGCTTGCTATCAGTCCGGTCTCGATGAAACCGATTCAATGGTAA
- a CDS encoding DUF1501 domain-containing protein, protein MKEADKLRMSRRRFMGQASCAAVGSTALFSTLFNLRMASAAVSNIPIIDNGEDYKALVCLFLAGGNDSFNMLVPRSVSDYNEYQGIRTDLALKRDSLLPINIVNSDGREFGVHPAMPELQQLFNNGHASMVANVGTLVEPTTLNGVLSGSNRLPLGLYSHSDQIMHWQSSIPDRRSTTGWAGGMADMLQAANQDQRVSMNISVSGNNVFQTGNQTFNYVTSPGQVVGENAEDGDGGLMDQLRQSSIQSMMDQEYRNLFEKNYASLSKGSIEANELFRTALQSAPTIQTAFSANEVSQSFRAIAKTIASRKALGQRRQTFFILFGGWDHHDEVINAQNQMLSVVSKGLSEFHVATQELGVADKVTTFTASDFGRTLTSNGRGSDHAWGGNHIVMGGSVNGGCLFGQYPSLYAGNPLDTGRGRLIPTLSVDEYFAEMAMWMGVDASSLPNIFPNIGRFYGINSGEKPIGFMA, encoded by the coding sequence ATGAAAGAAGCAGATAAACTCCGTATGTCCCGCCGTCGTTTCATGGGACAGGCCAGTTGTGCTGCGGTTGGTTCCACCGCATTGTTTTCCACACTTTTCAATCTGCGCATGGCAAGTGCGGCCGTTTCAAATATCCCAATCATTGACAATGGCGAAGACTATAAGGCGCTTGTCTGTCTCTTCCTCGCCGGTGGAAACGATTCCTTTAACATGCTGGTACCGCGTAGTGTATCGGATTACAATGAATACCAAGGCATTCGAACTGACCTGGCGCTCAAACGCGATTCACTTCTGCCCATTAATATTGTGAACTCAGATGGGCGCGAGTTCGGCGTCCATCCAGCTATGCCAGAGTTACAACAACTCTTCAACAACGGGCATGCTTCAATGGTGGCGAACGTCGGCACCCTGGTTGAACCCACTACGCTGAACGGCGTCCTCAGCGGTTCTAACCGTTTGCCATTGGGACTTTATTCGCATTCCGACCAGATCATGCATTGGCAATCTTCCATTCCTGACCGACGTTCGACCACGGGTTGGGCAGGAGGTATGGCCGATATGCTTCAAGCCGCCAATCAGGACCAACGCGTTTCCATGAACATTTCGGTCTCAGGTAACAATGTATTTCAAACCGGTAATCAGACATTCAACTATGTTACATCACCAGGGCAAGTTGTAGGAGAAAATGCAGAAGACGGTGATGGCGGGCTTATGGATCAATTGCGGCAAAGTTCGATCCAAAGCATGATGGACCAGGAGTATCGTAATCTGTTTGAAAAGAATTATGCCAGTCTCTCAAAAGGGAGTATCGAGGCCAATGAACTCTTTCGGACAGCTTTGCAGTCGGCTCCGACCATACAAACTGCATTCTCGGCGAATGAAGTGTCACAGAGCTTCAGGGCGATTGCCAAAACCATCGCCAGCCGCAAGGCACTCGGGCAGCGGCGCCAGACTTTCTTCATCCTTTTTGGTGGCTGGGACCATCATGACGAGGTCATCAATGCACAAAACCAGATGCTGTCCGTTGTTAGCAAGGGTTTATCCGAGTTTCATGTGGCGACTCAGGAGCTCGGAGTGGCTGACAAAGTAACCACCTTTACCGCTTCGGATTTCGGTCGCACTTTGACTTCCAACGGGCGTGGCTCCGATCATGCCTGGGGTGGTAATCACATCGTGATGGGAGGTAGTGTGAATGGCGGTTGTCTCTTTGGACAGTATCCCTCACTTTATGCAGGGAACCCACTTGATACTGGTCGGGGCCGTCTTATCCCAACTCTATCGGTTGACGAATACTTCGCTGAAATGGCAATGTGGATGGGAGTCGATGCCAGTTCTCTGCCAAACATTTTTCCAAATATTGGTCGCTTTTATGGAATCAATTCCGGTGAAAAGCCGATTGGCTTTATGGCATAG